In one Neobacillus sp. CF12 genomic region, the following are encoded:
- a CDS encoding A24 family peptidase has translation MLSILTFLYGLILGSFFNVVGLRIPEEKSIVTPRSACPSCGHQLKPYELIPVISYLFQKGKCRGCQSRISPIYPFFELLTGVLFVSAPLVIGWSGELVVALTLISMFIIIVVSDIHYMIIPDKILIWFAGIFLLERIFIPLTPWWNSLLGAATGFVLLLVIALVSKGGMGFGDVKLYAVLGFVLGFKLVLLSFFFSTLFGAVIGGLALLFKIVKRKQPIPFGPFIAAGTLTAYYWGSELIDLYLQFLNTAF, from the coding sequence ATGTTATCAATTCTCACTTTTCTGTACGGGTTAATTCTTGGCTCCTTTTTTAACGTAGTTGGCCTAAGAATACCAGAGGAAAAATCAATTGTAACCCCACGTTCGGCCTGTCCAAGCTGCGGGCATCAATTAAAACCATATGAACTTATTCCAGTAATTTCATATCTTTTTCAAAAAGGGAAATGCCGCGGCTGTCAGTCGCGGATTTCTCCTATATATCCGTTTTTTGAATTACTAACTGGCGTTTTGTTTGTATCTGCTCCACTTGTGATTGGATGGTCCGGAGAATTAGTGGTAGCACTTACCCTAATTTCAATGTTTATCATAATTGTTGTATCTGATATTCACTATATGATCATCCCTGATAAGATCTTAATCTGGTTTGCAGGGATTTTTTTATTGGAACGGATTTTTATCCCTCTCACACCATGGTGGAACAGCCTTTTAGGTGCTGCTACTGGTTTTGTCCTTCTGCTTGTCATCGCACTAGTGAGTAAAGGCGGAATGGGTTTTGGAGATGTGAAACTTTATGCTGTACTTGGTTTCGTATTAGGTTTTAAACTAGTACTTTTATCCTTCTTTTTTTCTACATTATTTGGAGCCGTCATTGGCGGTTTGGCGCTGCTTTTTAAAATTGTCAAAAGAAAGCAACCGATTCCGTTCGGTCCATTTATTGCAGCCGGGACGTTGACGGCTTATTATTGGGGTTCGGAACTCATCGATTTATACTTACAGTTTCTTAATACAGCTTTTTAA
- the pilM gene encoding pilus assembly protein PilM — MAFSLFSSKNRIVNLVVNDHSVRFVELKQANPPAAQKWCERFLPPGVITEGKITDIDSLANILEECIDEWKIKGRQVRFLVPDPLVIIRKVSIPADVQDDEIKGYLYLELGSSIHLPFEEPVFDYFPLVNNGKTKDLLLFAAPEQYVMEYAELFSSLKLNPIAADISPLALYRLFHQIGQASENEVLFTVQFDLTSVNLCIFEETVPLVMRQFPLPFDIDKWDIKQDMTGTMVFKYTGDTEELVLQFEDILNEVNKLVDFYRYTLSNEKKDITKFLLNGDHPMLTAIFDEMNERFEIPVERIEQEGIENGKTGSVPANLLLSLGLALKEVK, encoded by the coding sequence ATGGCATTTTCCCTCTTTTCATCAAAAAATCGAATAGTTAACCTGGTAGTAAATGACCATTCGGTTCGTTTTGTTGAATTAAAACAAGCGAACCCCCCTGCTGCACAAAAATGGTGCGAACGCTTCCTTCCCCCGGGGGTTATTACCGAAGGGAAGATTACTGATATTGATTCGCTGGCAAATATACTCGAAGAGTGTATTGATGAATGGAAAATTAAAGGTCGTCAAGTTCGTTTTCTTGTCCCTGATCCACTAGTGATTATCCGTAAAGTCTCAATACCTGCAGATGTTCAGGATGATGAAATCAAAGGATATTTATATTTGGAACTTGGTTCGAGTATTCATTTACCATTTGAAGAACCAGTCTTTGATTATTTTCCACTCGTGAATAACGGGAAGACAAAGGATCTGCTTTTGTTTGCTGCCCCTGAACAATATGTAATGGAATATGCGGAATTATTCTCAAGTCTGAAGCTCAATCCAATTGCAGCAGATATCTCACCTTTAGCATTGTATCGTTTATTCCATCAAATTGGTCAAGCAAGTGAAAATGAGGTTTTGTTTACGGTCCAGTTTGACTTAACAAGTGTTAACTTGTGCATTTTTGAAGAGACCGTTCCTCTTGTCATGAGACAGTTTCCACTTCCGTTTGACATTGATAAATGGGATATCAAACAAGACATGACTGGTACGATGGTTTTTAAATACACGGGCGATACAGAGGAATTAGTCCTTCAGTTTGAAGATATTTTGAATGAAGTTAACAAGTTAGTAGATTTTTATCGCTATACACTATCGAACGAAAAAAAGGATATCACAAAGTTTCTTTTAAATGGTGACCATCCGATGCTAACAGCGATTTTTGATGAAATGAACGAAAGATTTGAGATTCCTGTTGAGAGGATTGAGCAGGAAGGAATTGAAAATGGTAAAACAGGAAGCGTACCGGCTAATCTATTATTATCTTTAGGTCTCGCTTTAAAAGAGGTGAAATGA
- a CDS encoding prepilin-type N-terminal cleavage/methylation domain-containing protein encodes MNNINSEKGVTLVEVLVSITLLSIVLITLMNIFPQMGMMNNHTKLKAQGINTAKEVLLKWQNDNDRIKNFFATPDVSVIPEYKPITGNAYNFEYVNGDFLVNVKINKNFSKESDIYNAHLIVVKLYNKNKTDIVVSETYGYVKIRR; translated from the coding sequence ATGAATAATATCAATAGTGAGAAGGGCGTTACCTTGGTCGAGGTACTAGTATCCATTACTCTTTTATCTATCGTTCTAATTACATTAATGAACATTTTTCCACAAATGGGAATGATGAATAATCATACTAAACTAAAAGCCCAGGGAATAAACACAGCAAAAGAAGTTCTTCTTAAATGGCAAAATGATAATGATAGGATAAAGAATTTTTTTGCTACCCCAGATGTATCGGTAATTCCAGAATATAAACCAATTACCGGCAACGCTTATAATTTCGAGTATGTAAATGGAGATTTTTTAGTAAATGTTAAAATTAATAAAAACTTCAGTAAAGAATCTGACATCTATAACGCACATCTTATTGTTGTAAAACTATATAACAAAAATAAAACAGATATAGTCGTTAGTGAAACATACGGCTACGTAAAAATTAGGAGATGA
- a CDS encoding type IV pilus twitching motility protein PilT, with protein MREKIENILRAALEFKASDIHLTVGVPPIFRINGDIKRYGKDILLPPDTEEIAKITIPENMYDLFKEKGELDYSYGIPGVSRFRVNAYHQRKSVSLALRVVASKTPTIEELDLPKIVPELVERPQGLILVTGPTGSGKSTTLASMIDYVNRTMRKHIVTLEDPIEYLHKHGNSIIDQREVGFDTKSYANGLKGALRQDPDIILVGEMRDIETIGIAITAAETGHLVLGTLHTSSAPSTINRIIDVFPPAQQPQIRVQLASVLVGVISQRLFPTIDKKGRKAATEVLVNNPAIANLIRNEKIHQIQSTMQTSRAQGMHTLEMSIKDLIDRNLIQREAANKYLQEKMMLDG; from the coding sequence ATGAGAGAAAAAATTGAAAATATACTGCGGGCGGCATTAGAATTTAAGGCATCCGACATCCATCTTACCGTCGGAGTCCCGCCCATCTTTCGTATTAATGGGGATATTAAACGGTATGGAAAGGATATTTTGCTTCCGCCAGATACAGAAGAAATCGCGAAAATAACTATTCCTGAAAATATGTATGATTTATTTAAGGAAAAAGGGGAGCTTGATTACTCTTATGGTATACCAGGAGTTTCTCGTTTCCGTGTTAATGCCTATCATCAACGGAAAAGTGTGTCATTAGCACTAAGGGTAGTTGCTTCCAAAACCCCTACTATTGAAGAACTAGATTTGCCCAAAATCGTTCCAGAGCTTGTGGAGAGACCTCAGGGGCTAATTTTGGTTACTGGTCCAACTGGTAGTGGTAAATCAACGACACTTGCTTCAATGATTGACTATGTGAATCGAACCATGCGTAAGCATATTGTCACATTGGAAGACCCGATAGAATATCTACACAAGCATGGAAACTCAATTATTGACCAACGTGAAGTTGGCTTTGACACGAAGTCCTATGCAAATGGTTTAAAAGGGGCTCTTCGCCAAGACCCAGACATCATTCTGGTCGGGGAAATGCGTGATATAGAAACAATCGGAATTGCGATTACCGCTGCCGAGACAGGTCACCTTGTATTGGGGACGCTCCATACATCAAGTGCACCATCAACGATCAACCGTATTATCGACGTATTTCCACCTGCACAGCAGCCACAAATACGTGTTCAGTTGGCATCCGTGTTAGTAGGCGTAATTTCACAACGTTTATTTCCAACAATTGATAAAAAAGGCAGGAAAGCTGCTACAGAAGTACTTGTTAATAATCCGGCGATAGCCAATTTAATTCGAAATGAAAAAATCCATCAAATCCAGAGTACAATGCAAACTTCTCGCGCTCAAGGAATGCATACACTTGAGATGAGTATTAAAGACTTGATTGATCGGAATCTAATTCAGAGAGAAGCAGCAAACAAATATCTACAAGAAAAGATGATGCTGGATGGCTAG
- a CDS encoding type II secretion system F family protein: MARFKYSGRDKRGKKEGQVTAASRREAMAKLKEEGIRVIEMTEVPETLLTMELTIGNPVKLQHFVIYLRQFATLIKAGVTVVEATEILAVQTESKALKKALIAVEQDLREGNPYSDSVAKHKKIFNSMFINMVKAGEVAGNMDETLEKLADDFEKQHDTVSKVKSALTYPAVIGVLAIGAVIFLLVGVVPTFVTMFEDMGAELPGITKFVLNASGFMQKFWWLVLLVILAFVFSIYYMKKNKKTKYYLDYFLLRMPIFGNMLQKAALARMMRTLSSLFSSSVPILQAMSIVEKVVENEVIAKVIRESRNSLEKGRSMTEPMMNHWAFPPLVTQMISIGESTGALDAMLSKIAEFYEKEVEQGTDRLKSLIEPIMIVFLAGVVGVIVLSIMMPMFSMFDQMS; this comes from the coding sequence ATGGCTAGATTTAAATATTCAGGACGAGACAAACGAGGGAAAAAAGAGGGACAAGTAACCGCTGCTTCCAGAAGAGAGGCAATGGCTAAACTTAAAGAAGAAGGTATCCGTGTCATAGAAATGACCGAGGTACCTGAAACCCTGCTTACGATGGAACTGACAATTGGGAACCCTGTTAAGTTGCAGCATTTTGTCATTTATTTACGACAATTTGCTACGTTAATAAAAGCTGGGGTAACGGTTGTAGAGGCAACAGAGATTCTAGCGGTACAGACAGAGAGTAAAGCGCTGAAAAAGGCACTAATAGCTGTTGAACAGGATTTACGTGAAGGAAATCCTTATTCAGATTCTGTTGCTAAACATAAAAAGATTTTTAACTCAATGTTTATTAATATGGTTAAAGCTGGCGAAGTCGCAGGAAATATGGACGAAACGCTCGAGAAACTAGCAGACGATTTTGAAAAACAACATGATACTGTATCAAAGGTAAAGTCTGCATTGACGTACCCTGCAGTTATTGGGGTTCTAGCAATTGGGGCCGTAATCTTCTTATTGGTAGGAGTAGTTCCAACATTCGTTACAATGTTTGAAGACATGGGAGCTGAGCTTCCAGGAATTACGAAGTTTGTCTTAAATGCTAGTGGTTTTATGCAAAAATTCTGGTGGCTAGTTTTACTAGTTATTTTAGCATTTGTCTTTTCAATTTATTATATGAAAAAAAATAAAAAAACAAAATATTATTTAGATTATTTTCTTTTAAGAATGCCGATTTTTGGCAATATGCTGCAAAAAGCTGCATTAGCAAGAATGATGCGGACACTAAGTTCTCTATTCTCTAGTTCTGTCCCAATATTGCAGGCAATGTCGATTGTTGAAAAGGTTGTAGAAAATGAAGTAATTGCTAAAGTAATACGAGAATCTCGAAATTCTCTTGAGAAAGGCCGCTCGATGACAGAACCAATGATGAATCACTGGGCCTTCCCACCACTGGTAACGCAAATGATATCCATTGGTGAGAGTACAGGAGCATTAGATGCGATGTTATCTAAAATTGCTGAGTTTTATGAGAAAGAAGTTGAACAAGGAACCGATCGACTTAAATCATTAATTGAACCAATTATGATTGTTTTTCTAGCTGGTGTAGTCGGAGTGATCGTACTTTCGATTATGATGCCTATGTTCTCAATGTTTGACCAAATGAGTTAA
- a CDS encoding ATPase, T2SS/T4P/T4SS family translates to MKQTRRRLGDLLIEEGLITPEQLQSTLDEKAPNQKIGDALLQKGLITDQQLAEVLEYQLGIPHINLMQYPFDTNLFSLISKETARRNLIVPLKKEGNKLFVAMVDPMDFIVIDDLRLSTGFQIETAIATKEGILRAINKYYNVDEGLEELFDELSPSERGRDDDINDLDSPIVRLVNQILNNAVIQKASDIHIDPQETKVVIRYRVDGVLRVERVLPRHMRSVLTARIKIMSNLDITENRIPQDGRIKINLDFHPIDLRVSTLPTVYGEKIVMRILDMGAALNDLNKIGFNALNLKRFSEMIEQPTGIVLITGPTGSGKSSTLYAALNRLNSEQVNIITIEDPVEYQLEGINQIQVNSNVGMTFAAGLRSILRQDPNIIMVGEIRDKETAEIAVRASLTGHLVLSTLHTNDSLGTITRLIDMGVEPFLIASSLTGIVAQRLVRKVCRDCAEVQEATKREIDIFARRGMKIEKINRGKGCQSCNMTGYKGRVALHEVLVLNDDMRRIIMNEDSTHKLKDHAIKNKTIFLIDDGLLKVKQGLTTTEEVLRVAILE, encoded by the coding sequence ATGAAACAAACCCGTAGACGACTAGGAGATTTGTTAATTGAGGAAGGGTTAATTACCCCTGAACAACTCCAATCAACATTGGATGAGAAAGCACCCAATCAGAAAATAGGTGACGCACTTCTGCAAAAAGGCTTGATAACAGATCAGCAGTTGGCGGAAGTGTTAGAGTATCAATTAGGTATACCGCATATTAACTTGATGCAGTATCCCTTTGATACCAATCTTTTCTCTCTTATATCGAAAGAAACGGCAAGACGTAATTTAATCGTTCCTCTAAAAAAAGAAGGAAATAAACTTTTTGTAGCCATGGTGGATCCGATGGATTTCATCGTCATCGATGACCTTCGACTTTCAACTGGCTTTCAAATCGAAACCGCTATAGCAACAAAAGAAGGCATCTTAAGGGCAATTAATAAATATTACAATGTCGATGAAGGGCTAGAGGAGCTTTTTGATGAGCTTTCTCCAAGTGAACGGGGCCGAGATGACGATATTAATGACCTCGATTCACCGATTGTGCGTCTAGTAAATCAGATTTTAAACAATGCTGTTATACAAAAGGCAAGTGATATTCATATTGATCCACAAGAAACAAAAGTGGTTATTCGATATCGTGTTGATGGTGTGCTCCGAGTTGAAAGAGTATTGCCTCGACATATGCGCAGTGTCCTAACGGCAAGGATTAAGATTATGTCCAATCTAGATATTACGGAGAACCGTATTCCACAGGATGGACGGATTAAAATTAATCTAGATTTCCACCCTATCGATCTTCGTGTTTCTACTTTGCCGACGGTTTACGGCGAGAAAATCGTTATGCGGATATTAGACATGGGAGCAGCCTTAAATGATTTAAACAAGATTGGCTTTAATGCCCTAAACCTGAAGCGATTTTCAGAGATGATTGAGCAGCCAACAGGGATTGTCTTAATCACAGGACCAACTGGTTCAGGTAAATCATCAACGCTTTATGCCGCTCTTAATCGGTTAAACAGTGAACAAGTGAACATCATTACAATTGAGGACCCAGTTGAATATCAGCTTGAAGGGATTAATCAAATTCAGGTGAACAGTAATGTCGGAATGACCTTTGCTGCTGGACTACGTTCGATTCTTCGCCAAGATCCAAACATTATCATGGTCGGAGAAATTCGTGATAAAGAAACCGCGGAGATTGCTGTACGAGCCTCTTTGACAGGTCACTTAGTGCTTAGTACACTGCACACCAACGACTCCTTAGGGACCATTACAAGGTTAATTGATATGGGGGTTGAACCGTTTTTAATTGCATCATCTTTAACTGGAATTGTTGCACAACGTTTAGTACGTAAGGTGTGCCGTGATTGCGCAGAGGTTCAAGAAGCAACGAAACGTGAAATCGATATATTTGCGCGCCGGGGAATGAAAATTGAAAAGATTAACCGTGGCAAAGGCTGTCAATCGTGTAATATGACCGGTTATAAAGGACGTGTTGCCCTACATGAAGTACTCGTCTTAAACGATGATATGCGCAGAATTATTATGAATGAAGACTCAACTCATAAATTAAAAGATCATGCAATAAAAAATAAAACCATCTTCTTGATTGATGATGGTCTATTAAAGGTAAAACAAGGTTTAACTACAACAGAAGAAGTATTACGTGTAGCCATCTTGGAGTAG
- a CDS encoding G5 domain-containing protein — MVKHQAFIKLFVVLFLSTAVIFSSSHFGVKAFESLTNSSDGKYSEGTTIGSINISGKTESETIALLEETYVEWVKNTKFDLQYSEKIVPFDINLFSFDATQTVYSIKDGQNNTVSMNIDIMPVQDQIQLQFPQVDANRLELTKLKADLVSTAAKFEQGTYLFNLNNDYLIADASNKDNVISKAIVQLTDIPNDLAAIISANPEIQIAEGATFSLLDFAKQQKIENSSSLSMIATGIYQLILPTNFKITERNISSALPNYTAVGFEAKVNVANGADLIIVNPNTTPYKFGLQLVNNDLIVTLKGEKLLYNYVISKKEEQQLKPKTIVQYSPLLLPGQSKVQTNGVDGQIVKILRETYQGEQMITSELLSEDYYPPVYRVEVHGLTGTQQASTITPNTATTNPTGNPTTSSEINEQDSNDGLWGKPNEQPK; from the coding sequence TTGGTAAAACATCAAGCATTTATTAAATTATTTGTTGTCCTGTTTTTAAGCACAGCAGTTATTTTTAGTTCTTCCCATTTTGGTGTCAAAGCATTCGAAAGTTTAACCAATTCTTCTGATGGAAAATACTCAGAAGGAACAACAATTGGTTCAATCAATATTTCCGGAAAAACAGAAAGTGAAACAATTGCATTGTTAGAAGAAACATATGTTGAATGGGTAAAAAACACAAAGTTTGATCTGCAATATAGTGAAAAAATTGTGCCATTCGACATAAACCTCTTTAGTTTCGATGCAACTCAAACAGTCTACTCAATTAAGGACGGACAAAACAATACAGTTTCGATGAACATCGATATCATGCCTGTTCAAGACCAGATTCAACTTCAATTTCCCCAAGTTGATGCAAATCGACTTGAACTTACCAAACTCAAAGCGGATTTAGTAAGTACTGCTGCAAAGTTTGAACAAGGTACCTATTTATTTAATTTGAATAATGATTATTTAATTGCTGACGCTAGTAATAAAGACAATGTGATAAGTAAAGCAATTGTCCAGTTAACAGATATCCCCAATGACCTAGCGGCAATAATCTCAGCAAATCCAGAAATCCAGATTGCAGAAGGTGCAACTTTTTCCTTACTTGACTTTGCAAAACAGCAGAAGATCGAAAACTCGTCATCCCTAAGCATGATTGCGACCGGCATATATCAATTAATTCTACCGACAAACTTTAAGATTACCGAAAGAAATATAAGTAGTGCTCTTCCTAATTATACTGCCGTAGGATTTGAAGCGAAGGTTAATGTTGCCAACGGTGCTGATTTAATTATTGTCAATCCTAATACAACTCCATATAAGTTCGGATTACAATTAGTGAATAATGATTTAATTGTTACTCTGAAGGGAGAAAAGCTCCTTTACAATTATGTAATCAGTAAAAAAGAGGAACAGCAACTAAAACCAAAAACAATTGTTCAATATAGTCCTTTACTACTTCCAGGACAGTCTAAGGTGCAAACGAACGGTGTAGATGGACAAATCGTTAAGATTTTACGTGAAACTTATCAAGGTGAACAAATGATTACGAGTGAGCTACTATCAGAAGATTATTACCCACCTGTATACCGTGTTGAGGTCCATGGATTAACAGGAACACAGCAGGCATCTACAATAACACCTAACACAGCAACAACTAATCCTACTGGAAATCCAACAACATCTTCGGAAATTAACGAACAAGATTCGAATGATGGCCTTTGGGGGAAACCAAATGAACAACCAAAATAA
- a CDS encoding PilN domain-containing protein has translation MLVEINLLPQKEPRKKSFFILVAALAVIFLSLGTYYILQIQSTKSDIANMDSQIKMTKELAAIEEKNANKSESELSITLLKGAVEWANSYPIKTIPVMQHLTGLLPERGFIQTFGYTEAGTVTISVQFDSAREAAFFLDNLNESDWIDDANLSSLTAKEQEETTETTTSTTTQSTESQQTSTNANNQAIVVTMDPKNPNSFIITPAAPTTITEETAAKQQKVDVLPRYIGQFEITFNKETIKKLLNKGSEDEEGVTQS, from the coding sequence ATGTTAGTAGAAATTAACCTGCTTCCCCAAAAAGAACCTAGAAAAAAAAGCTTTTTTATTTTGGTTGCTGCTTTGGCAGTTATTTTTCTATCCCTAGGTACGTATTATATCTTGCAAATCCAATCGACTAAAAGTGATATTGCTAATATGGATAGTCAAATTAAAATGACAAAGGAATTAGCTGCGATAGAAGAAAAGAATGCAAATAAAAGCGAATCAGAATTGTCTATTACACTTCTAAAAGGCGCTGTTGAATGGGCTAATAGTTATCCAATTAAGACTATTCCTGTTATGCAGCATTTGACAGGTTTATTACCGGAACGTGGCTTTATCCAAACTTTTGGTTATACAGAGGCTGGAACAGTAACAATTTCTGTTCAATTTGATAGTGCGCGTGAGGCTGCGTTTTTCTTAGATAATTTAAATGAATCTGACTGGATTGATGATGCTAATCTAAGTTCTTTAACTGCAAAAGAGCAAGAAGAAACCACAGAAACTACAACATCAACAACCACTCAGAGTACTGAGAGTCAACAAACTAGTACGAACGCTAATAACCAAGCAATAGTAGTCACAATGGACCCAAAAAACCCGAATAGTTTCATTATCACTCCAGCTGCTCCTACTACAATTACCGAAGAAACAGCAGCGAAACAGCAAAAAGTAGATGTTTTACCAAGGTATATTGGACAATTTGAAATTACCTTTAATAAAGAAACGATTAAAAAGCTACTCAACAAAGGGAGCGAAGATGAGGAAGGAGTGACA
- a CDS encoding prepilin-type N-terminal cleavage/methylation domain-containing protein — translation MLKKLGSKLKEQKGFTLIELLAVIVILGIIAAIAIPAIGNVISKSENKAEVQEGLQIINAAKMYVANNPDTTNIELDYATAKTTGKDNLKEFLDRVEDKGFKVTVKHNTTSGKYTYYLDNHAANTHVPGADAAGATEQELIEFTN, via the coding sequence ATGTTAAAAAAATTAGGATCAAAACTTAAGGAACAAAAAGGTTTCACGTTAATTGAATTACTAGCAGTTATCGTTATTTTAGGGATTATTGCTGCAATTGCTATCCCCGCGATTGGGAATGTTATTTCTAAATCAGAAAATAAAGCAGAGGTTCAAGAAGGACTACAAATTATCAATGCAGCAAAGATGTACGTAGCTAACAACCCAGACACAACTAATATTGAATTAGACTATGCTACTGCGAAAACTACAGGAAAAGATAATCTAAAAGAATTCTTAGACCGTGTAGAAGATAAAGGATTTAAAGTTACAGTAAAACATAATACTACATCTGGCAAGTACACTTATTATTTAGATAATCATGCAGCTAATACTCATGTTCCTGGTGCAGATGCTGCTGGAGCAACAGAACAAGAATTGATTGAATTTACAAACTAA